The DNA window TGGTGCTGATGACGACCGTCGGAATCAAGGGCGTGACCGAGCAGAAGGTCCTTCGCTGGACCGCCAGCGGCGGCAACATCGGCTCCGTCATCGCCTACGTGGTGGTGCGCTCGTGCGCTGGTGTCGAACCCGGCATCTACGGCTACGTCAGCTCGACGCACCAGCTGGCGCGGCTTTCGACCCGCATCGGCGCGGTGCCCGGCGACGCCCCGGTCACCGTGGTGCTCGGTGGCGACTACGGCAAGGTCGCCGAGAAGTACTCGGCGTTCGCGCTGCGGATCGTGTTCCTCGACAGCGGCTGCGCGCAGGCCACCGCGCGGGAGGTTTGCGGACTGCTCGGCATCGGGTTCCGCCAGCGCCCCGACTTCGACGACCGCCTGCTGGCGGACGCGATCGGGTTCGATCCCGCCGTCGAACCGATCACCGCGGTACTCGACCTCGGAGGAGCCCAATGAGCAGCCCGATCGATCTCGCCACGCAGGTGCTCGCCGAACTGACCGAGGATCGGCCGGCCGGGGGCGGGAGCGTGGCCAGAACGACGACCGAACCGGCCGCGCTCGGATCCACCGTCGTGGTGAACGCGGAACCGCGGGCCCGATCGTCGTTTCTCGACGCTTTGCGACACCGGAGTTCACAACGGTTCTTTGCCAGGGAATCGGTCGGCGCGGCGCATATCGCGGATCTCGTCGGCCGCGGGCTCGACGCCGATCGGGCGGCGTGGCCCGGCGAGCAGGCAGCGGGCGCGCTCGGGGTGAGCGTGGTCGCGTTCCGGGTGGACGGGCTCGAACCGGGGATCTACCGGTTGGATAGCGCGGCGCGAAGCTACACGCGCGTCGCTCCGCTCCCGACGGGCGAGGCGCGCTACAGCCTCACTCTGCAAGCCGAGTTCTGCGAGTCCGCCGCGATCGTCTCGCTGGCCGCGGATCTCGACCGGGTCGCAGCGTCGACGGGGGCGCACGGTTACCGGATGTTGATGTCCAGGACCTCGGCCGCCGCTTACACGATGTGGCTCGACGCGGTGGCAACCGGGCTGGCCGGCACGGTGTTCGCCGGGTTCATTCCGGCTTCCGTGCGCCAGCCGTTGCACAGCGACGGCAGCAGCAGGCACGAGCTCTTCGCGTTGGCTCTCGGCGTGCCGATCGCGCCCCCGGAACCGCCGGAGACACCAGGACTCCGGTAGCAAGGAGAAAGGAAGTACATGCCCGAACCCGATTTGGAACTCTACGCGCTCGGCGATTCATTGGAGTTCGAAACGCTTTCCGACGGCAACGCGCTGGCCTCGGTGTCGACCGGTGGCTCGGTTTCCACCGCCTCGTGCCCCGCCACCAGCGCCAGCTCGTTCGCCAGCTTCTCCACCGCCACCTGAGAGGGGTGACCTCGATGCACGACGTGTACTCGCTCGATCTCCACGCCGTCGACCTGTTCGATGACGGCCCGCTGATCGAGACGTTGCCCGAAGGCAACGCGCTCAGTACCTACAGCACCGCGGGCACGCTCGGCACGGCCAGCTGCCCGGTCAGCAGCGCGGGCAGTGTGCTGACGGCCAACTGCCAGAGCGGCTGACCCGTTACCACGAAAGGAGAATCCCATGTCGCTCCCGAACGGGATCGATCTGTACGTGCTCGACGAAGAGCTGGCGATCGAGGAACTGCCGGAAGGCAACGCACTCGGTAGCTGGTTCTGCGCGGCCTCGGCTTCGACGGCGTCCTGCCCGGGAAGCTCGGCGGCCACCGTCGGTACTTCATCCACCTTCGGCTGAGCTAGATCAGCGCAGCCGTGAAAATGAGAAAGGAATCAACCATGTCGGACACGTTCGAACTGTTCGCGCTGGAAGGTGAACTGGCCGTCGAGGAACTGCCGGAAGGCAACGCCCTTTCGTCGTCCAGTTCCGCGAGCACGGTGTCGTCCATCGCTTGCCCGCTTACCAGTGCCGGTACCGCCAGCAGCCTCAGCTGCCTCGGCTGAGGCTCACCATAGAGCCGGTGTGCCCGGTCGCGCCACGACCGGGCACACCGGGTCCTGCGGAAGGACGGTTGACATGTCCAACACCGTCAGTGTAGTTCGCGCCGAGATCGATCTCTACGCCCTTGACGGGGAGCTCGGTGTCGAACCGTTGCCGGAGGGCAGCGCGCTGGGGTCGTTTTCGACGCTGACCTCGGCACTGACCATGTCCTGCCCCGGCAGCTCGGCGTCGTCGGTGACGTCGGCGAGCTCGGCTTCCGGCTGATCGACGGAGTTCGCGGAATCGCGTGCTCCCCAGGAGAAAGCGGGTGATCCCATGATCGACGAACTGTCGTCGGCGGCGTTCGAGCTGTACGCGGTCGACGGTGAGATGGCGCTGGAGGAGCTTCCCGATGGCAATGCGCTCGGGTCGTTCTCCTCGGCCACCTCGGCAGGGTCGTTCTCTTGTCCGGTCAGCTCGGCGTCGTCGGTGACCACGGCGTCGTCGGCTTCGGGCTGATCGCGCGTCCCTGGCCGCCGTCCGCGGCGGCCAGGGACGTCAGCGCTTCCAGGAGGCCCTTCGCGGGTGGAATCGGTGGAGTGAGGTAACGCAGATGAGCACTGACGACGTGATTTTCCCAGCGGAGGAATCGTGAGCACTGACGACGTGATTTTCCCAGCGGAGGAATCATGAACACCGCGGCGCCCAAGCTCCGCGAGGAGCTGGAACTCCTTCGGGGCATGGACGACACCCCGTTGATCTTCGATCCGGTGACCGGCCACTACCACCGGATTTCGCCGGCGGCCGAGGTGATCGTCAAGCATCTCGACGGTTCGCGCACGAAAGCGGATCTCGTCGATTTCCTGTCCGGTGGCCAGTCCACGAGGTCGGCGGCGCTCGAGCGGAACCTCGATCCGTTCCTGGCCACTTTGGACAAGAGCGGCCTGCTGGTCGGTTCGGCCCTCCCGGATGGGAAGCGCAGCTCCGACCGGACGCGCTCGTCGATGCTCATGCCGAGGGTGGTGCTCACCCGGTCGCTGCCGAAACTGCTGGAGCCCGTCGCCCGCGTTTTGCGTGTACTTCCGGTCAAGTACCTCGCCATCTTGCTGGGCCTGGTCTCGCTCGCTGGCTACGGGTACGGGATGTACGCCCTGTTCGGGGGGACCCCGCCGATCGCCTACGTGTACGTCCCGGCTTTCCTTACCGCGACGGCGGTACAGCTGCTCGTCGTGCTGGTCCACGAGCTTTCGCACGCCGTCGTCGCCCAGGTGCTGAAGGTGCCGGTCCGGGGGCTCGGCGTCGCGCTGCTGTTCTATTTCATGCCGGTCGCCTATGTGGACCGCACGGACGCCTACCGGTTGCCGGGCCGCGGCGGCCGGGTCGCGCTCGCTCTGGCCGGGATCACCAGCGACGGCATCGTATGTGGCCTGACCGGGCTGACCGCGCTCACCTCCACCGGGTTCGTCCAGCTCTCCGCGATCTTCCTGCTGAGCCTGCAGTTGCTCGGCCTGATCGTGAACATCAACCCGCTGCTGCCGTCGGACGGGTACTCGGCCGTCGAAGCGGCGACCGGGCTCGTCGATCCGCGTGGCAGGGCGTTCACCGTGCTCAAGTCCGTCGTCCGTGGTCGTGCACTGCCGCCCTATCTGGCCTCGATCTCCCGCGGGGCGAAAGCTTCGTACTTCGCTTACGGCGTCGTGTGCGTCGCTTATGGCTGTGTGCTGTTCGCCGGTGTCCTCTACACCCTGTTCACCATCGCGCGCCTGCTGTTCGGGCTGGGCGCATGACCGCCATCACGACCGCGCCGGCCAGCGCGGATCCGTTGCTCCCGCTGGCAGGGCCGTTCCTGGTCAGGGTCGCCGGGCTGGACTCCTCTGCGCTGGACGCGGTGGTGCCCCGGGTGGCGGAGGAGCTCGCGGCGGTGCGCTCGGCCGAGCGGCGGCTGGACACCCACGCGGGTCCCGTCATCGATGTCCTTTTCGGACTGGTCCCGAAGCTCGACGACGACGTGCCGCTCCGCAGGGAGGTGCTCGCGGGCAAGCGGAGGGTCAACCGGAGAGCCGAGCTCGGCTGGGGCACCGGCACGCGGGAACGGCTTCGCGCCAGGATTTCGGCCGGGGACGTGAATCTCGTGGCGGAGTGGGACGAGCTCATCCGCTCGCGGGGCGAGCTGATGGCCGAGCTGACCGGCGCGCTGGCCCGTCACCGGGCCTCCGCGCTGGAAGGACTTCGAGAAGTACTGCGGGACAAGGGATTCCTGGAATCGCTCGCGATCGCGGCGCCGGATTGGATCCGGTACGGCAGACCGCACGAGCGCGGGTTCGACAATCCGAGGGAGCTCCAGACGCTCTACTCCTACGTCGCGCGGGCCGCGCTCAAGACGAGCCCGTTCTCCGGGCTGACCACGGTCGGCCTCGGTGGCAGGCGCGGGTCGGGGCGCAGTGGGAACCGGACCTCCGCGACGGTCGCCTACCTCGCGTTGCTGCGGCTGGCGCGGTCGGAAACCACCGCTCCGCTGCTGGACTACCGTCCCGCCGTGATCCGCGACGGCGGCGCGGGCGAGCCGGCTGGCGTTCTCGTCCACTCCGAACTCGTGCTCGCCGAAGGCACCGTGTGGCGCCAGGACCGGGTCGTGGAGGCCGATCACGCGCTGCGCTGGATCTCCGGTTTCGCCGGGCGCGACCGCGTCAGCTACCGCGAAGTACTCGAGGCGGTCGGCGGACAGCGCCCGTTCGCCCGGTTCCGCAGGCTGCTCGACTCCGGGGTGATCCACCCCGTGGTGCCGTGGCGCAGGTGCGAGGCGCCGCTCCCGGTGCTGGCGGACCTGGTCCGGGGCACCGAGTCGGAAATCCCGGCGGACGACCTCGCGCTCGCGCACGACCTCGGGGCCCGGTCCGGCGATGGCGATGTGGCCGCGAGGGCCGCGGCCGGTGCGCGGATCGCGAAGGTGACCGAAGGGTGGGCCATCCGCCAGGAGGCGGGCGGCAGGCCGAGCGGGTTGGTCTACGAAGACCGGGAAACCGATCTCGAGCTGCCCGACCCCCGGCTGTTCAGCGCGGTCGGCGATGACCTCAGCGCGCTCGGCGCGAAGATCAGGCCGAAGCTGTTCCGCTCCCATGTCTACGATTTCCTGCTCGAACGGTTCGTGGCCGAGTTCGGCGCGGGTGGCTGCTGCGTGGACCCGCTGGGGTTCCTGATGCGGCAGATGGTGGAACGCGACAGCAACCCCGGGTACGACATGGCCACCGCGGCGGATCAGCGAACCAGGACGGGCGACCCCGGCGAACGTGCCTGGCTGCCGGTCGGCCCGACCAGCGCGCCGCCGAACGCCGGCGTGATGTTCCAGCTCGAAGCGGACAGCTACGAGGCCGTGCTGGCCGGAGGCCACCGGCTGGTGGTCAACAACTTCGGCGCGGGAACGGGTGGCATGTTCGCCCGCTTCCGCGGCCTGCTCGGCGAGGAGTTCAGCGCCAGGCTCGCCGAGCACATCGCGCGGTGCTGGTCCGGCGTGCCGTGCCGGGAGCTGGTGCCGTGGACCGAATGCAACACCGCGCAGGCCGAATGCGCCGGCATCCTGCCGCCACTGCTGGTGCCCGGTGAGCTGACCACCTCCGGAGCGTCCACTTTGGACGACACCGTGCTCGTGCACGACGCGGGCACGAACACGCTTTCGCTCTGCGACCGCGCCGGTGCCCCCTTCGGCCTCGCCTACCTCGGCCTGGTGCCGCAGCACCTCACGCACTCGTACGTGCGGTTGCTCGCCGTGCTCGCGGATCCGTGGATCAACGCGAGCCAGGACTGCGACTACACCCTCGACAAGATGCCGCAGCTGCTCCGCCGTGCGGGTCAGGACGTGGTCTCGCTGCCCCGCACGCAGCTGGACCGGGTGGTGATCGGGCGGGCGTCGTGGCTCGTCCCCGTCGACGCGATCCCGCCTGCCGTGGCCGATGACGCCGCGTTCGCCCTCGCGCTCCGTGAGTTCCGCGACCGGCACGGGCTCCCCGGCGAAGTGTTCGCGCACCAGCTCTCGGTGTTCCCCGGAGTCGGGGCGCGGAAACCGATGTGGATCAGCCTCGACTCGCCACTGTCGATGCGGGTCTTTCGCCAGTGGCTGGAAACCGGGACGAGGCATGTGCGGCTCGTCGAAGTGCTGCCTTCGCGTACTGGCCATCCGCAGCGCGACGACGACGGGCGGCGGAGGGTGACCGAATACGTCACGCTGCTGTCGTGGCCGCGCCCCGCTGGGAGGTCCCGATGATGGTTCCGGCGAACACGGCGGACTGGTGGTACGTGCGGGCGTATCCGGGCCGGGTCGACCTGATGGACGAAGCGGCCAGGGTGGTGCTGCCGTGGCTGCGCGCGCGAGCCGACGAGGAGTCGGCTGTCGGCTGGTTCTTCATGCGCTACCTCGACATCACCGGTTTGCACCTGCGGCTGCGGATCAACTGCGATCCCGACGGCGTCGACCGGATCCACGACCGCGCCGACGAGCTGACGGCGTTGTTGCACACCGTCCGCGGCGCGGGATCGGGACCAGGGCTCACCGGCCGCCCCCCGGTGTTGGGCAGGACGGGACCGAAGAAGGTCACGCCCTGCTTCTACGCTCCCGAGCTCGTGAAGTACGGCGGGCGGCCGGGTGTCGCACTGGCCGAAGCGCTGTTCTCCGCCGCGTCGCGGTGGTATGTGGACAACGACATCTCCGCCGTCGACCGGCGGTACGAGCGGGCTGCCATGGCCG is part of the Amycolatopsis sp. CA-230715 genome and encodes:
- a CDS encoding nitroreductase family protein, coding for MSSPIDLATQVLAELTEDRPAGGGSVARTTTEPAALGSTVVVNAEPRARSSFLDALRHRSSQRFFARESVGAAHIADLVGRGLDADRAAWPGEQAAGALGVSVVAFRVDGLEPGIYRLDSAARSYTRVAPLPTGEARYSLTLQAEFCESAAIVSLAADLDRVAASTGAHGYRMLMSRTSAAAYTMWLDAVATGLAGTVFAGFIPASVRQPLHSDGSSRHELFALALGVPIAPPEPPETPGLR
- a CDS encoding thiocillin family RiPP; translation: MPEPDLELYALGDSLEFETLSDGNALASVSTGGSVSTASCPATSASSFASFSTAT
- a CDS encoding thiocillin family RiPP — encoded protein: MHDVYSLDLHAVDLFDDGPLIETLPEGNALSTYSTAGTLGTASCPVSSAGSVLTANCQSG
- a CDS encoding thiocillin family RiPP; the protein is MSLPNGIDLYVLDEELAIEELPEGNALGSWFCAASASTASCPGSSAATVGTSSTFG
- a CDS encoding thiocillin family RiPP, with protein sequence MSDTFELFALEGELAVEELPEGNALSSSSSASTVSSIACPLTSAGTASSLSCLG
- a CDS encoding thiocillin family RiPP — encoded protein: MSNTVSVVRAEIDLYALDGELGVEPLPEGSALGSFSTLTSALTMSCPGSSASSVTSASSASG
- a CDS encoding thiocillin family RiPP yields the protein MIDELSSAAFELYAVDGEMALEELPDGNALGSFSSATSAGSFSCPVSSASSVTTASSASG
- a CDS encoding lantibiotic dehydratase family protein produces the protein MTAITTAPASADPLLPLAGPFLVRVAGLDSSALDAVVPRVAEELAAVRSAERRLDTHAGPVIDVLFGLVPKLDDDVPLRREVLAGKRRVNRRAELGWGTGTRERLRARISAGDVNLVAEWDELIRSRGELMAELTGALARHRASALEGLREVLRDKGFLESLAIAAPDWIRYGRPHERGFDNPRELQTLYSYVARAALKTSPFSGLTTVGLGGRRGSGRSGNRTSATVAYLALLRLARSETTAPLLDYRPAVIRDGGAGEPAGVLVHSELVLAEGTVWRQDRVVEADHALRWISGFAGRDRVSYREVLEAVGGQRPFARFRRLLDSGVIHPVVPWRRCEAPLPVLADLVRGTESEIPADDLALAHDLGARSGDGDVAARAAAGARIAKVTEGWAIRQEAGGRPSGLVYEDRETDLELPDPRLFSAVGDDLSALGAKIRPKLFRSHVYDFLLERFVAEFGAGGCCVDPLGFLMRQMVERDSNPGYDMATAADQRTRTGDPGERAWLPVGPTSAPPNAGVMFQLEADSYEAVLAGGHRLVVNNFGAGTGGMFARFRGLLGEEFSARLAEHIARCWSGVPCRELVPWTECNTAQAECAGILPPLLVPGELTTSGASTLDDTVLVHDAGTNTLSLCDRAGAPFGLAYLGLVPQHLTHSYVRLLAVLADPWINASQDCDYTLDKMPQLLRRAGQDVVSLPRTQLDRVVIGRASWLVPVDAIPPAVADDAAFALALREFRDRHGLPGEVFAHQLSVFPGVGARKPMWISLDSPLSMRVFRQWLETGTRHVRLVEVLPSRTGHPQRDDDGRRRVTEYVTLLSWPRPAGRSR
- a CDS encoding lantibiotic dehydratase C-terminal domain-containing protein, yielding MAAPRWEVPMMVPANTADWWYVRAYPGRVDLMDEAARVVLPWLRARADEESAVGWFFMRYLDITGLHLRLRINCDPDGVDRIHDRADELTALLHTVRGAGSGPGLTGRPPVLGRTGPKKVTPCFYAPELVKYGGRPGVALAEALFSAASRWYVDNDISAVDRRYERAAMAVRYLAEVVGTAMPGREREFWTAHRKQWGWQLRLEVPDQQELREVLRTTAGGIAAASAIPPVSEHAAVVAGTAARAATSAVPVDPANLLLQYVHLDLNRWGFTPAEECLLGIVAASSQINGK